A genome region from Pontiella agarivorans includes the following:
- a CDS encoding MFS transporter: protein MKNYQRNAFVFATIVAIGGLVFGIDAVLISGTTSYITEEFGLTPDMLGNVVSSTLLGVLIALPFVGPMCNSFGRKRVIQMIATLYLISAVGSTFAPGYWTLFIARFIGGLAFSSITLASMYIGEISPPSWRGKLVAMTQINIVIGLTLAYFINDAIFKASVSGTGWAESLGFADHTWRWMLGSEIPAAAIWLILLFFIPESPSWLFYKGREAEARDVLTKLLPDDEIDHHLDEMRESMAENAHDHDILTQFREIFGRRMRLILVIAVTFAIAQQASGINAIMFYATTVVEQLGFGTDAAFAQTVLFGVASLVFTIVALLLVDKLGRRPLIVGGMLWIIASLGVGAYSFSQATYTLPETTVVELAESGTFPQPERLGAIAGVEYHSDVEFKAAIAEVLGEKDARNNQSLLIQKAAQMNAMLIFICMLSFIAAFHFSIGPIMWIVFSEIFPIALRGIAIPLFGFISTFISWSVAKFFPVQLDTLGMASTLLTYAVCVAVGLVILFFSFKETKGLSIEEIQQKLVIKDED, encoded by the coding sequence ATGAAAAACTATCAGAGAAATGCTTTTGTCTTTGCCACGATTGTGGCGATCGGCGGGCTGGTATTCGGGATTGATGCCGTACTCATTTCCGGCACGACCAGCTATATTACTGAAGAGTTCGGTCTTACACCGGATATGCTGGGCAATGTGGTTTCCTCCACGTTGCTCGGCGTGCTGATTGCACTGCCGTTTGTCGGGCCGATGTGCAACAGCTTCGGCCGAAAACGGGTCATACAGATGATTGCAACGCTCTATCTGATTTCGGCCGTCGGCTCCACTTTTGCGCCGGGCTACTGGACCCTTTTTATTGCTCGTTTTATCGGCGGACTGGCATTCAGCTCCATCACGCTGGCCTCGATGTATATCGGCGAAATTTCTCCGCCGAGCTGGCGCGGAAAGCTGGTGGCGATGACGCAGATCAATATTGTGATCGGTCTGACGCTGGCTTATTTCATCAACGACGCGATTTTCAAAGCTTCGGTTTCCGGCACCGGCTGGGCGGAATCGCTGGGGTTTGCGGATCATACCTGGCGCTGGATGCTGGGTTCTGAAATTCCGGCGGCGGCGATCTGGCTGATTCTTCTTTTCTTCATTCCGGAAAGTCCGTCGTGGCTGTTTTATAAAGGGCGTGAGGCGGAAGCGCGTGACGTACTCACAAAGCTGCTGCCCGATGATGAAATCGACCATCACCTTGATGAGATGCGTGAAAGTATGGCCGAAAATGCCCATGATCACGATATCCTGACGCAGTTCAGGGAGATCTTCGGTCGGCGTATGCGTCTGATTCTGGTGATTGCTGTGACGTTTGCCATTGCGCAGCAGGCATCGGGAATTAATGCCATTATGTTTTATGCTACCACGGTGGTGGAGCAGTTGGGTTTCGGCACAGATGCCGCCTTTGCGCAGACGGTTCTGTTTGGCGTGGCGAGCCTGGTCTTCACTATTGTGGCGCTGCTGCTGGTCGATAAACTCGGCCGCCGTCCGCTGATCGTCGGCGGTATGCTCTGGATTATTGCGAGTCTCGGTGTCGGCGCCTACAGTTTTTCACAGGCGACCTATACCCTGCCGGAGACCACGGTTGTCGAGCTTGCGGAATCCGGTACGTTTCCGCAACCGGAACGGCTGGGGGCGATTGCCGGTGTGGAATACCACAGTGATGTGGAGTTTAAGGCCGCCATTGCAGAGGTGCTCGGGGAAAAGGATGCACGGAATAATCAGAGCCTGTTGATTCAGAAAGCCGCTCAGATGAATGCCATGCTGATTTTTATCTGCATGCTCAGTTTCATTGCGGCCTTTCATTTTTCCATCGGTCCGATTATGTGGATTGTTTTTTCGGAGATTTTTCCGATTGCTCTGCGCGGGATTGCGATTCCGCTTTTTGGATTTATCAGTACTTTTATCAGCTGGAGTGTGGCGAAGTTTTTTCCGGTACAGCTTGATACGCTGGGCATGGCTTCCACGCTGCTGACGTATGCGGTCTGTGTGGCCGTTGGACTGGTGATTCTGTTTTTCTCCTTCAAGGAGACGAAAGGTCTTTCGATTGAAGAGATTCAGCAGAAGCTGGTTATTAAAGACGAGGACTGA
- a CDS encoding glycoside hydrolase family 2 TIM barrel-domain containing protein: protein MMKRITILSGVTAVMVSSSFAAQKDWENEQVFERNKLGARVPAYSYKTAEDALAGDRAVARMQSLNGIWKFKAVPTEDERPKDFMAPDFSGEGWDDIEVPSNWELKGHGQPIYSNITYPFTPGILDTNLTYDWKGPQPPVPPKIYRDSPVGSYFRDFVVSKDWKDDSVILHFGGVSSAFYVWVNGEAVGYSQGSRLAAEFDITDYVQAGTNRLAVQVFRWSDGSYLEDQDMWRLSGIHREVLLMAQPKVAINDMYVRASLDGQYKHGKLEIRPRLWVKNDPAELEGWTVSAELFDGAEPVFAEPLSCSAKKIYEERWPPRDHPVFGFMKSEIRNPKKWTAETPNLYRLVLTLKNSKGEVVEARSQDIGFRSVEFGPENQLLINGEEAKLMGVNRHDHSHLHGKALTREEMRKDVELLKQFNFNAVRTSHYPNDPYFLQLCNEYGIYVMDEANIETHHLGGYIANQPSWNGALLSRVTRMVERDKNNPSIISWSLGNESGTGPGFAAAAAWVKYYDPSRFIHYEGAQGDPTHPDYIEEADVGYKVTKWPVFANPTDPGYVDVISRMYPELRQLVALSESEQIQRPIVMCEYLHAMGNSIGGLDDWWKEIRARKNLIGGFIWDMIDQGLQTTNENGEVFFAYGGDFGDIPNDENFCFNGVFASDRTPNPHAWECKYVFQPVEISDEGDRTVKIVNRFSFTNLKAYEIRWSFSENGAEQQSGVLEPLDLEPGQAVVVEIPADLSDVREDAECWLRVSVHETRDRLWAEKGFEVAREQILVRPAKPNPGYASTVRGEVTFKENNRVVAISGPDFSAAVSKQDGNLISYTVNGVQQLAAPMMPNFNRPPIDNDTRGRGWKPYSAAKKVWGNLPEGFRVTQVEASPYGEHTVRVSVVREVEQIKLTTIYTFFSDGAVEVQMELDADAALPDLYRIGMTLGVPGGYSDAAYYGRGPWENYEDRKLSADVNEFSLKTEELFHSYAMPQENGKHCDARWLKLSDGTRALKFKGAPTFGFSVWPYSAEQLAAARHPFDLKLQGFYTVNIDLVQAGLGGTLTDTLPQYLIEPGTYALEFMMIPEN from the coding sequence ATGATGAAACGGATAACGATACTATCTGGAGTAACGGCAGTTATGGTGAGCAGCAGTTTTGCGGCACAGAAGGACTGGGAGAATGAACAGGTGTTCGAGCGTAATAAGCTCGGTGCCCGGGTGCCGGCCTATTCCTATAAAACAGCGGAGGATGCGCTGGCCGGGGATCGTGCAGTTGCGCGCATGCAGTCGCTTAACGGGATATGGAAATTCAAGGCTGTGCCGACCGAGGATGAACGGCCGAAGGATTTCATGGCACCCGATTTTTCCGGTGAGGGCTGGGACGATATTGAGGTTCCTTCCAACTGGGAGCTGAAGGGGCATGGGCAACCGATCTATTCCAATATTACCTATCCGTTTACTCCGGGGATTCTCGATACCAACCTGACCTACGATTGGAAGGGGCCGCAGCCTCCGGTTCCGCCGAAGATCTATCGCGATAGTCCGGTGGGCAGTTATTTCCGCGATTTTGTCGTTTCCAAGGATTGGAAAGACGATTCGGTGATTCTGCATTTCGGCGGGGTGTCGTCGGCTTTTTATGTGTGGGTGAACGGCGAAGCGGTAGGCTATAGTCAGGGCAGCCGTCTGGCGGCGGAATTTGATATTACCGATTATGTGCAGGCGGGAACAAATCGTTTGGCGGTGCAGGTATTCCGCTGGAGCGATGGATCGTATCTGGAAGATCAGGATATGTGGCGGCTGAGCGGAATTCACCGTGAAGTGCTGTTGATGGCTCAGCCGAAGGTTGCGATCAATGATATGTATGTTCGCGCATCGCTCGACGGACAGTATAAACACGGCAAACTGGAAATCCGCCCGCGTCTTTGGGTGAAAAATGATCCGGCTGAATTGGAGGGATGGACGGTTTCCGCGGAGCTGTTCGACGGAGCGGAACCGGTATTTGCCGAACCGCTCTCGTGTTCCGCAAAAAAAATCTATGAAGAGCGCTGGCCGCCGCGGGATCACCCGGTATTCGGCTTTATGAAATCAGAGATCCGGAATCCGAAGAAATGGACGGCGGAAACGCCGAATCTGTATCGACTGGTGCTGACGCTGAAAAATTCAAAGGGCGAAGTGGTGGAGGCGCGGAGTCAGGATATCGGTTTCCGCAGTGTGGAGTTCGGTCCGGAAAATCAGCTGCTGATTAATGGTGAAGAGGCGAAGCTGATGGGGGTGAACCGGCATGATCATAGTCATCTGCACGGTAAGGCGCTGACGCGTGAGGAAATGCGTAAAGATGTCGAGCTGCTGAAGCAGTTTAATTTTAATGCGGTTCGGACGAGCCATTATCCGAACGATCCCTATTTTCTGCAGCTGTGCAATGAGTACGGAATTTATGTGATGGATGAGGCGAACATTGAGACGCACCATCTCGGCGGATATATCGCCAATCAGCCATCATGGAACGGGGCGCTGTTGAGCCGTGTTACGCGGATGGTGGAGCGGGATAAAAATAATCCGAGTATCATTTCGTGGTCGCTGGGTAATGAATCGGGAACGGGGCCGGGTTTTGCAGCGGCGGCCGCCTGGGTGAAATATTATGATCCGTCGCGCTTTATTCATTATGAAGGTGCGCAAGGCGATCCGACGCATCCGGATTATATTGAGGAAGCGGATGTCGGTTATAAGGTTACAAAGTGGCCGGTTTTTGCGAACCCGACCGATCCGGGTTATGTGGATGTAATCAGCCGGATGTATCCCGAACTGCGCCAGCTGGTGGCGTTGAGTGAAAGTGAACAGATTCAGCGTCCGATTGTGATGTGTGAATATCTGCATGCGATGGGCAACTCGATCGGCGGGCTGGATGATTGGTGGAAAGAAATCCGCGCACGCAAAAATCTGATTGGCGGATTTATCTGGGACATGATTGACCAGGGCCTGCAGACGACCAACGAAAACGGTGAGGTCTTTTTTGCGTATGGCGGCGATTTCGGTGATATCCCGAACGATGAAAACTTCTGTTTCAACGGTGTTTTTGCATCGGACCGCACGCCGAATCCGCATGCGTGGGAATGTAAATATGTTTTCCAGCCGGTGGAAATTTCGGATGAGGGGGATCGGACGGTTAAAATTGTAAACCGGTTCAGTTTCACGAATCTCAAAGCATATGAAATCCGCTGGAGCTTTTCTGAAAACGGTGCGGAGCAGCAGTCCGGCGTGCTGGAACCGCTGGACCTTGAACCGGGTCAGGCCGTTGTGGTTGAAATTCCGGCCGACCTTTCGGATGTGCGCGAAGATGCAGAGTGTTGGCTGCGGGTGAGCGTGCATGAAACGCGTGACCGGCTTTGGGCGGAAAAAGGGTTTGAAGTTGCCAGGGAGCAGATACTGGTCCGGCCGGCGAAGCCGAACCCGGGCTATGCCTCCACGGTGCGCGGAGAAGTTACGTTTAAGGAAAACAACCGTGTTGTTGCAATCAGCGGCCCTGATTTTTCGGCGGCCGTTTCGAAACAGGACGGTAATCTGATTTCGTATACCGTGAACGGTGTACAGCAATTGGCGGCGCCGATGATGCCGAATTTTAACCGTCCGCCGATTGATAACGATACGAGAGGGCGTGGCTGGAAGCCGTACAGTGCCGCGAAAAAAGTGTGGGGGAATCTGCCGGAAGGTTTCCGGGTTACGCAGGTTGAAGCGTCTCCGTATGGAGAGCATACCGTGCGTGTTTCTGTGGTCCGCGAAGTGGAGCAGATCAAATTGACAACGATCTACACTTTCTTCAGCGATGGTGCGGTGGAGGTGCAGATGGAACTGGATGCCGATGCCGCACTGCCGGACCTGTACCGGATCGGTATGACGCTGGGCGTTCCGGGTGGATATTCCGACGCGGCGTATTACGGACGGGGTCCCTGGGAAAACTATGAAGACCGGAAGCTCAGTGCCGACGTGAATGAATTTTCACTGAAAACCGAAGAGCTGTTTCACAGCTATGCGATGCCGCAGGAAAACGGGAAGCATTGTGATGCGCGATGGCTCAAACTGTCCGACGGTACGCGGGCGCTGAAATTTAAAGGAGCCCCGACATTCGGATTTTCAGTCTGGCCTTATTCTGCAGAACAGCTCGCCGCGGCGAGGCATCCTTTTGATCTGAAACTGCAGGGTTTCTATACCGTGAATATTGATCTCGTGCAGGCGGGGCTGGGCGGAACACTGACCGATACGCTGCCTCAGTATCTGATTGAGCCGGGAACGTATGCGCTTGAATTTATGATGATTCCGGAAAACTAA
- a CDS encoding sulfatase-like hydrolase/transferase — protein MWIKSCLMILLFSLSVCAFEKPNIVLLFADDAGYGDFGFQGSHHFRTPHLDALAEDGVVLTQFYVSGATCGPSRAGLLSGRYQQRFGFEEINVPGIMSPNSKLLGDEMGLPTDFPTLGNYLQDLGYKTAVFGKWHMGVADRYHPLKRGFDEFYGFRGGARSFFPYPQPEKQKHENLLERNFGEYKEHKGYLTDALADEACDFITRHRDKPFFAYVSFNAVHTPMQPDPKDKDEFPQLTGNRRKVAQMTLSLDRACGKIIGMLKELGLYENTLIVFSNDNGGPMDKNGSSNYPFSGVKGTQLEGGIRVPGVVAWPAKLPKGGTYDFPMITLDLIPTFVTAGGGVPAEMLDGVDMLPYLLGENKERPHQTLHWKMETRGAIRDGDWKLLRFPDRPPRLHNLATDPGEQVNLAAEYPDLVKELFKKQFEWEMELERPRFMLRREEEALSARRADEFSVPPAADY, from the coding sequence ATGTGGATTAAAAGCTGTTTAATGATTCTGCTGTTCTCACTGTCTGTTTGCGCTTTTGAAAAGCCGAACATCGTACTGCTGTTTGCGGATGATGCGGGGTACGGGGATTTCGGTTTTCAGGGCAGTCATCATTTCAGGACGCCGCATCTGGATGCGCTGGCGGAGGACGGCGTTGTGCTGACCCAGTTTTATGTGTCGGGGGCCACGTGCGGACCGTCGCGCGCCGGTCTGCTGTCGGGGCGCTATCAGCAGCGTTTCGGGTTCGAAGAGATTAATGTGCCGGGAATTATGAGTCCGAATTCAAAACTGCTGGGCGACGAAATGGGCCTTCCGACTGATTTTCCAACCCTTGGAAACTATCTGCAGGATCTGGGCTATAAAACCGCAGTTTTCGGAAAATGGCATATGGGGGTGGCGGACCGGTATCATCCGCTGAAACGCGGCTTTGATGAGTTCTACGGGTTCCGTGGCGGGGCGCGCAGCTTTTTCCCGTATCCGCAGCCGGAGAAACAGAAACATGAAAATCTGCTGGAACGGAATTTCGGGGAATACAAAGAACACAAGGGTTATTTGACGGACGCGCTGGCGGATGAAGCGTGCGATTTTATCACGCGTCACCGGGATAAGCCGTTTTTTGCCTATGTTTCGTTCAATGCGGTGCACACGCCGATGCAGCCGGATCCGAAAGATAAAGATGAGTTTCCGCAGCTCACAGGAAACCGCCGCAAAGTGGCGCAGATGACGCTTTCGCTGGACCGCGCGTGCGGAAAAATTATCGGTATGCTTAAGGAATTGGGGCTCTACGAAAATACGCTGATTGTTTTTTCAAACGACAACGGTGGGCCGATGGATAAAAACGGGTCGAGCAACTATCCGTTTTCCGGGGTGAAGGGCACGCAGCTGGAGGGTGGAATCCGCGTTCCCGGCGTGGTGGCCTGGCCGGCGAAACTTCCAAAGGGTGGAACCTATGATTTCCCGATGATTACGCTGGACCTGATTCCAACTTTTGTAACTGCGGGCGGCGGAGTTCCGGCGGAAATGCTGGACGGGGTCGATATGCTTCCGTATCTGCTGGGGGAAAATAAGGAGCGGCCGCATCAGACGCTGCACTGGAAGATGGAGACTCGCGGGGCGATCCGTGACGGCGACTGGAAACTGCTGCGTTTTCCTGATCGGCCGCCGCGCCTGCATAATCTGGCGACGGATCCCGGGGAGCAGGTGAATCTGGCGGCGGAATATCCGGATCTGGTGAAGGAGCTCTTTAAAAAGCAGTTTGAATGGGAAATGGAGCTGGAGCGTCCGCGGTTTATGCTTCGTCGTGAGGAGGAGGCCTTGTCGGCCCGCCGGGCCGATGAATTTTCGGTGCCTCCTGCTGCCGATTACTAA
- a CDS encoding thioredoxin family protein has translation MENEKTPEIPETQQRPGIKKRISQIFWLAFLAFSLAAAWYCFYAPSNDVAWAGSYTEAQKTALKTDKPMILFFTAAWCSPCRIMKRTVWADNEIAAEVNKHFIPVEIYADSSGAAELFTRYNITGTPVTLITHPDGTVIDYAAGKTDKTGLKELLRKQFTHSGRSL, from the coding sequence ATGGAAAACGAAAAAACGCCCGAAATCCCTGAAACCCAGCAGCGTCCCGGCATAAAGAAACGAATATCGCAGATATTCTGGCTCGCCTTTCTTGCCTTTTCGCTCGCCGCTGCCTGGTATTGCTTTTACGCCCCGTCCAACGACGTTGCCTGGGCAGGAAGCTACACCGAAGCTCAGAAGACCGCGCTGAAAACCGATAAACCCATGATTCTGTTTTTCACTGCCGCCTGGTGTTCGCCCTGCCGGATCATGAAACGCACTGTGTGGGCCGACAACGAGATCGCCGCCGAAGTCAACAAACACTTTATACCTGTGGAAATCTACGCCGACAGTTCTGGTGCAGCTGAACTTTTCACCCGTTACAATATAACCGGAACTCCCGTCACACTCATCACACATCCCGACGGAACCGTAATCGACTACGCCGCTGGGAAAACCGACAAAACCGGTTTGAAGGAACTCCTCCGGAAACAGTTTACGCACTCCGGCCGCTCACTCTGA
- a CDS encoding alpha-L-fucosidase, whose protein sequence is MMKRVFLFLALCVIGASADDFRYEPDWDSIRSRYQVPDWFRDAKFGIFIHWGPYAVPAYMSEKYAPGMYDPGWNKGDMNAFRHHQETYGDPSEFGYKDFIPMFKAEKFDAAAWARLFKKAGARYVVPVAEHHDGFAMYASKHTRWNVKNMGPKKDTMRLLADAVRAEGMKFGASSHFALNRIYYKTTEPDWDTNDPQYADLYWYPRDKDSKPDQEFLDLWWKRTTDIIDSYQPDLLWFDYGLDKPGWESVHKKILAYYYNQGLEWNKGVVFQDKNMKYHCFPEDVIVLDIERGRMSEIYKYPWQTDTSVGKISWGYIENEEYKTADYLLDELIDIVSKNGCLLLNIGPKADGTIPPEAEAILLSMGEWMNINGEALFDTRPWKIYGEGPTKVNKGHHSEKHNEDAGYKDIRFTAKDDVLYATALGWPKNGKFLIKSLAKKNPHESRRIKSVQFVSGKNHLRWKQTRKGLELNVRGKKPCEAAYVFKVEFM, encoded by the coding sequence ATGATGAAACGTGTATTTCTGTTTTTAGCCCTGTGTGTGATCGGAGCATCGGCGGACGACTTCCGCTACGAGCCCGATTGGGATTCCATTCGGAGCCGGTATCAGGTGCCGGACTGGTTCCGCGATGCGAAGTTCGGTATTTTTATTCACTGGGGGCCCTATGCGGTTCCGGCCTATATGTCGGAAAAATATGCCCCCGGTATGTATGATCCCGGCTGGAATAAAGGCGACATGAATGCGTTTCGGCATCATCAGGAAACCTACGGCGATCCCTCGGAATTCGGATATAAGGATTTTATCCCCATGTTCAAAGCCGAAAAGTTTGATGCCGCAGCCTGGGCCCGGCTCTTTAAAAAGGCCGGTGCGCGTTATGTGGTTCCGGTGGCGGAACATCATGACGGTTTTGCCATGTATGCATCGAAGCACACCCGCTGGAATGTCAAAAATATGGGTCCGAAAAAAGATACAATGCGTCTGCTGGCCGATGCTGTGCGGGCCGAAGGTATGAAATTCGGTGCGTCTTCCCATTTTGCGTTGAACCGGATTTATTACAAAACAACGGAGCCGGATTGGGATACCAACGACCCGCAGTATGCCGATCTGTACTGGTATCCGCGCGATAAGGATTCAAAACCGGATCAGGAGTTTCTCGATCTCTGGTGGAAGCGCACTACGGACATCATCGACAGCTATCAGCCTGACCTGCTTTGGTTCGATTACGGGCTGGATAAACCCGGTTGGGAATCGGTGCACAAAAAAATTCTGGCCTATTATTACAACCAAGGCCTGGAATGGAACAAAGGCGTGGTGTTTCAGGATAAAAATATGAAATACCACTGTTTTCCGGAAGATGTCATCGTGCTCGATATCGAGCGCGGCCGCATGTCTGAAATCTATAAATATCCGTGGCAGACCGACACCTCCGTTGGAAAGATTTCCTGGGGCTATATCGAAAACGAGGAATATAAAACCGCCGATTACCTGTTAGACGAGCTGATTGATATTGTCAGTAAAAACGGATGTCTGCTGCTCAATATCGGGCCGAAAGCGGACGGTACGATTCCGCCCGAAGCCGAGGCGATTCTGCTGTCGATGGGCGAGTGGATGAATATTAACGGCGAGGCGCTGTTTGATACCCGCCCGTGGAAAATCTACGGCGAAGGCCCGACTAAAGTGAATAAAGGCCACCATTCCGAAAAGCACAACGAGGACGCTGGGTATAAGGATATCCGTTTCACCGCGAAAGATGATGTCCTGTATGCCACGGCGCTCGGCTGGCCGAAAAACGGGAAATTCCTGATCAAATCATTGGCGAAGAAGAATCCCCATGAATCGCGCCGTATTAAATCCGTGCAGTTTGTCAGCGGAAAGAATCACCTGAGATGGAAGCAGACCCGCAAAGGGCTCGAACTGAATGTCCGCGGTAAAAAGCCCTGCGAAGCTGCCTATGTTTTTAAGGTGGAATTTATGTGA
- a CDS encoding AraC family transcriptional regulator has protein sequence MPEKATEIALCIDYNSNYYRSIVSGVARYSNLKGWRFYTNRGFPQISKQDLKEWTGAGVIGRLTPEVIADLQHRGIPAVNVKSDYLNLPVASVLMDNMAIGRMAAEHFLDKGISRFAATCWSIKGASGELKIRGFIQTLEKRGHLVRRLENQKDITRPERCLDLQKGETVGVFAAEDYLGRMVIESCQDQGLRVPEDVAVIGVDNSPFICEMVKPGLTTVELGAERIGYQAAQLLDDLMNGAAVPEEPIMVAPERVVQRHSTDILEVNDELVARALRFISEHAHQPLTVTEITDALFCNRRVLEKRFKAEVGRTLHEEIRRSRIKRACRLLRESDMLVEVLAEACGYSSRERFNAAFRKETGKTPSAYRKEYRFGSTSR, from the coding sequence ATGCCCGAAAAAGCCACAGAAATTGCGCTGTGTATCGATTATAACAGCAACTATTATCGCAGCATTGTCAGCGGTGTTGCGCGTTACAGCAACCTCAAGGGCTGGCGGTTTTACACGAATCGCGGATTTCCGCAGATTTCCAAACAGGATCTGAAAGAATGGACGGGCGCCGGGGTGATCGGCCGTCTGACCCCCGAGGTGATTGCCGATCTGCAGCATCGCGGTATTCCGGCGGTGAACGTGAAGTCGGACTATCTCAATCTTCCGGTGGCCTCGGTGCTGATGGATAACATGGCTATCGGCCGCATGGCTGCGGAACATTTTCTGGATAAAGGAATCAGTCGTTTTGCGGCGACCTGCTGGTCGATCAAAGGAGCGAGCGGTGAATTGAAGATCCGCGGATTTATCCAGACCCTGGAAAAGCGCGGTCATCTGGTCCGTCGGCTGGAAAATCAGAAAGACATCACCCGGCCGGAGCGCTGCCTCGATCTGCAGAAGGGGGAGACCGTCGGCGTTTTTGCGGCGGAGGATTATCTGGGCCGGATGGTCATTGAATCCTGTCAGGATCAGGGGCTGCGGGTCCCTGAAGACGTTGCGGTTATCGGGGTCGATAACAGCCCGTTTATCTGCGAGATGGTAAAACCCGGATTAACAACCGTTGAGCTGGGGGCCGAGCGAATCGGCTATCAGGCCGCCCAGTTGCTCGATGATCTGATGAACGGTGCCGCAGTTCCGGAGGAGCCGATCATGGTGGCACCGGAGCGGGTGGTGCAGCGGCATTCCACGGATATTCTGGAAGTGAACGATGAACTGGTGGCGCGCGCCCTGCGGTTCATCAGCGAGCACGCCCATCAGCCGCTCACCGTGACGGAAATCACGGATGCACTGTTTTGTAATCGTCGTGTACTTGAAAAACGGTTTAAGGCGGAGGTCGGCCGTACGCTGCACGAAGAGATCCGGCGTTCCCGGATTAAACGCGCCTGCCGGCTGCTTCGGGAATCCGATATGCTGGTTGAGGTTCTGGCCGAGGCCTGCGGCTACAGCTCGCGCGAACGCTTTAATGCGGCCTTCCGGAAAGAGACCGGAAAAACGCCTTCCGCTTATCGTAAGGAATACCGCTTCGGCTCCACATCCCGGTAA
- a CDS encoding gluconate 5-dehydrogenase, translating into MGVMDLFDLKGKVALVTGGTHGIGMAVGMVLGQAGAKICVNDIDEAKLESAKKEYAAAGIDAYTLVFNVCNEADVDAGISKIEQDVGEIDILVNNAGIIKRVPILDMPVEEFEQVIDVDLVAPFIVGKRVAPNMIKKREGKIINMCSMMSRYGRNSVSAYASAKGGLKMLTANMCCEWAKYNIQVNGIGPGYIATAQTAPIREGGHPFNDLVMTRTPADRWGEPEDVGNAALFLASKASQFVNGHVLYVDGGITANFGYVKGENVV; encoded by the coding sequence ATGGGTGTAATGGATCTGTTTGATCTCAAAGGCAAAGTGGCGCTGGTCACCGGCGGAACACATGGTATCGGAATGGCGGTCGGCATGGTGCTGGGGCAGGCCGGAGCTAAAATCTGTGTGAATGATATTGATGAAGCGAAGCTGGAATCCGCGAAGAAGGAATATGCGGCGGCGGGCATCGATGCCTATACGCTGGTGTTCAATGTCTGCAATGAAGCTGATGTCGATGCCGGTATCTCTAAAATTGAGCAGGACGTCGGCGAGATCGATATTCTGGTCAACAACGCGGGCATCATCAAGCGCGTGCCGATTCTCGACATGCCGGTGGAGGAGTTCGAGCAGGTGATCGACGTCGATCTCGTGGCTCCGTTCATCGTCGGCAAACGTGTTGCACCGAATATGATCAAAAAGCGCGAAGGTAAAATCATCAATATGTGTTCGATGATGAGCCGCTATGGCCGCAACTCTGTTTCGGCTTATGCTTCGGCAAAAGGCGGCCTGAAAATGCTGACGGCCAATATGTGCTGCGAGTGGGCAAAGTATAACATTCAGGTGAACGGCATCGGCCCGGGCTATATTGCCACGGCGCAGACCGCTCCGATCCGCGAAGGCGGGCATCCGTTCAATGATCTCGTGATGACCCGCACGCCGGCCGATCGCTGGGGCGAGCCGGAAGACGTGGGCAATGCGGCGCTCTTCCTGGCCTCGAAAGCCAGCCAGTTTGTCAATGGACACGTCCTGTATGTGGATGGTGGCATTACAGCCAACTTCGGTTATGTTAAAGGCGAAAACGTCGTTTAA